One Vallitalea pronyensis genomic region harbors:
- a CDS encoding RNA degradosome polyphosphate kinase yields MYKKYDDPSYFDNRELSWLEFNQRVLDEAMNNQNPLFERIKFLSIVSSNLDEFIMVRVASLKEQVNVGYEKKDIAGLTPKKQLDMIAKRTHELVEEQYNHYQHEIVPMFKKKNIHLIHIDALTNEQEDYLEDYFNEVIYPVLTPLAVDSSRPFPLILNKSLNVAILLERTGEEVFATVQVPSVLPRTIEIPNQGEKFKVFVMLEDVIRHFMQRLFVGYTALCAYPYRITRNADLSIDEQDADDLLIEVEKSVKKRKWGEAIRLEIDTTMDGRLLGILQSSLAIHDMDIYHIHGPLDLTFLMKLYDLKGFMKLKYEAYTPSTPRDLLGEENIFDRIRRRDIFMHHPYESFSPVVSLIKKAAKDSRVLAIKQTLYRVSGQSPIIKALAEAAESGKQVTVLVELKARFDEENNIQWARRLEKSGCHVIYGLVGLKTHAKVTLIVRMENNGIRRYIHLGTGNYNDMTAKHYTDMGILTCNEKVGADASAVFNTLSGYSEPPKLNKLIMAPNGLRKKCMELIEQEEKHALQGKKAKIVAKMNSLCDPEIMKALYKAASAGVEMELIIRGICGIKPDIKDISESITIRSIVGRYLEHSRIFYFYNDGHEDIYLSSADWMPRNFNRRVELFFPIEDERIKERLKHILIILLQDNVKAKLKTHNGDYIKIEQSGNHTMDSQDYFLNLAKKSVKSYAADSETEAFIPIRI; encoded by the coding sequence ATGTATAAGAAGTATGATGACCCAAGTTATTTCGATAACCGTGAATTAAGCTGGTTGGAATTTAATCAGAGGGTATTGGATGAAGCGATGAATAACCAAAACCCTCTATTCGAGCGTATTAAATTTTTATCCATTGTGAGTTCCAACTTGGATGAATTTATTATGGTGCGTGTTGCATCGTTGAAAGAACAGGTTAATGTGGGTTATGAAAAAAAAGATATAGCTGGATTAACCCCAAAAAAACAACTGGATATGATTGCTAAACGTACCCATGAACTTGTGGAAGAGCAATATAACCATTACCAACATGAGATTGTGCCCATGTTTAAGAAAAAAAATATTCATCTTATACATATTGATGCATTAACAAATGAGCAAGAAGACTATTTGGAAGATTACTTTAATGAAGTTATCTATCCTGTATTAACGCCTCTTGCAGTAGACTCCAGCAGACCATTTCCATTAATACTCAATAAAAGCTTGAATGTGGCTATTTTATTAGAACGAACAGGAGAAGAAGTGTTTGCTACGGTTCAGGTACCATCGGTTCTACCACGAACCATTGAAATTCCCAATCAAGGTGAGAAGTTCAAAGTATTCGTCATGTTAGAAGACGTGATACGGCATTTTATGCAACGGCTTTTTGTAGGATACACGGCGTTATGTGCATACCCTTACCGTATTACTCGTAATGCGGATTTAAGCATTGATGAGCAGGATGCAGACGATTTACTCATTGAAGTAGAAAAATCCGTAAAGAAACGTAAATGGGGTGAAGCCATTCGTCTGGAAATCGATACCACCATGGATGGACGATTGCTAGGGATTCTACAATCATCTCTGGCCATACATGATATGGATATCTATCATATCCATGGACCACTCGATTTGACCTTCTTAATGAAATTATATGACCTAAAAGGTTTTATGAAGTTGAAATACGAGGCATATACACCAAGTACGCCAAGAGATTTACTGGGTGAGGAAAATATTTTTGACCGGATTCGTAGAAGAGATATTTTCATGCACCATCCCTATGAATCATTTAGCCCTGTGGTATCGTTGATTAAGAAAGCGGCAAAAGATAGCCGGGTATTAGCCATTAAACAGACCCTCTATCGTGTCAGTGGACAATCGCCCATTATCAAAGCACTAGCGGAAGCTGCTGAATCCGGTAAACAGGTCACCGTGTTGGTGGAATTAAAGGCACGCTTTGATGAAGAAAATAATATTCAATGGGCACGACGATTAGAAAAATCAGGGTGTCATGTAATCTATGGTCTTGTTGGTTTAAAAACACATGCCAAGGTAACCCTTATCGTTCGTATGGAAAATAACGGGATAAGGCGCTATATCCATCTTGGAACAGGAAATTATAATGATATGACGGCGAAGCATTATACCGATATGGGTATTTTAACATGTAATGAAAAAGTGGGAGCAGATGCCTCAGCTGTGTTTAACACCCTATCTGGCTATTCAGAACCACCAAAGCTGAATAAACTCATTATGGCACCAAATGGACTGCGTAAAAAATGTATGGAGCTCATTGAACAGGAAGAAAAACACGCCTTACAGGGTAAAAAGGCTAAAATCGTTGCAAAGATGAATTCGCTATGCGACCCAGAAATCATGAAAGCCCTATACAAAGCTGCTTCTGCTGGCGTAGAAATGGAGCTTATAATTCGAGGTATCTGCGGCATAAAGCCAGATATCAAGGACATTAGTGAAAGTATCACCATACGCAGCATTGTAGGGCGTTATCTGGAACATAGCCGTATATTCTATTTTTATAACGATGGTCATGAAGATATCTATTTATCAAGCGCTGATTGGATGCCAAGAAACTTCAATCGGCGAGTAGAGCTCTTTTTTCCCATTGAAGATGAACGTATTAAAGAACGGCTGAAACATATCCTGATCATATTACTCCAAGACAACGTAAAAGCCAAGTTAAAGACCCATAATGGTGATTATATCAAAATTGAACAGAGCGGCAATCACACCATGGACTCACAAGACTACTTCTTAAACCTAGCCAAAAAATCCGTCAAAAGCTACGCCGCAGACTCAGAAACAGAAGCATTCATCCCAATCAGAATATGA
- a CDS encoding patatin-like phospholipase family protein, translating to MRKQLDPKKEYGVVLEGGGARGAYQAGALAALKSLDVNITAIVGTSVGALNGVLVAQNDIDKAIGLWQHIKYSHVIKGEDAVMEKLAHFDFKGLDLKKVFNKMFQVVMDRGVDITPLKTLIARMVDEDKVRQSGIRFGLVTVSLSDRKPLELFIEDIEEGRLHDFLLASSYLPVFKTEKLHGKRYIDGGFYNNSPTNMLVKEGYKNIIVIKIQGFGFDKKPSMKHINIFEIAPSEDLGGLLEFDKDKVNGNIKLGYYDTVRKINGLRGKYYYLQMDKSERYVLKRLINMHWGYKKKLCAYLRVNSKAPNRGMLEEGIPKLARKLGMKNQWDYSDFIIGVLEHLGKTLGIERFHVYNFDNFLRLVKKSIHKESDMIREDNFTKLLASFIQRF from the coding sequence ATGCGTAAACAACTGGATCCCAAAAAAGAATATGGTGTTGTCCTTGAAGGCGGTGGTGCACGTGGTGCCTATCAAGCTGGGGCATTAGCTGCCCTCAAATCGTTAGATGTAAACATAACGGCTATTGTTGGCACATCTGTTGGGGCGTTAAATGGCGTATTAGTGGCACAAAACGATATAGATAAAGCCATAGGATTGTGGCAGCATATTAAGTATTCTCATGTGATTAAAGGGGAAGATGCTGTCATGGAAAAACTGGCTCATTTTGATTTTAAAGGGCTAGATTTGAAAAAAGTGTTTAATAAGATGTTTCAAGTGGTTATGGATAGAGGGGTTGATATTACACCGCTTAAGACACTAATTGCCAGGATGGTCGATGAAGATAAAGTAAGGCAATCGGGTATTCGTTTTGGGCTTGTCACCGTATCCTTATCGGATCGAAAGCCTTTAGAACTTTTTATTGAAGATATCGAGGAAGGCAGATTACATGATTTTCTATTAGCCAGCTCGTATTTACCTGTGTTTAAAACAGAAAAGCTCCATGGCAAGCGTTATATTGACGGGGGATTTTATAATAATTCACCTACCAACATGTTGGTTAAAGAAGGTTATAAAAACATCATTGTCATTAAAATACAAGGGTTTGGCTTTGATAAAAAGCCTTCCATGAAGCATATTAATATCTTTGAAATAGCTCCTTCTGAAGACTTAGGTGGGCTACTAGAATTTGATAAAGATAAAGTGAATGGCAACATTAAATTGGGGTATTATGATACGGTCCGTAAGATCAATGGGTTAAGGGGCAAGTATTACTATCTGCAAATGGATAAGTCCGAACGGTATGTATTAAAACGCTTAATTAATATGCATTGGGGTTATAAAAAGAAATTGTGTGCCTATCTACGTGTCAATAGCAAAGCACCTAACCGAGGCATGTTGGAAGAGGGTATACCGAAGCTTGCAAGAAAACTTGGCATGAAAAATCAATGGGATTATAGTGACTTTATCATCGGTGTACTAGAACACTTGGGGAAAACATTGGGAATTGAACGGTTTCATGTGTATAACTTTGATAATTTTCTTAGATTGGTTAAAAAGAGCATTCACAAAGAGAGTGACATGATCCGAGAAGATAATTTTACCAAATTATTAGCTTCTTTCATACAGCGATTCTAA
- a CDS encoding polysaccharide deacetylase family protein has protein sequence MVKKMLVISILSILLIVFLGYMVIPNYMVRHKTPDVIRTIKNQTKKSIALTFDDGPDPMYTNRLLDILKEHDIKATFFLVADKARKNSGIVQRMKVEGHGIGMHSLYHKPAWLSLPHETINEFSKSLAIFSDLGLHITYFRPPWGTFNALTLPGALKHKLKVILWTVEAFDWRKDNSPSQIEEILLRRTQDQDIIVLHDSGGAIGAPENTLQALETTIPKLLKKGFHFVTVDESLAERGDDNA, from the coding sequence GTGGTGAAAAAAATGTTGGTCATTAGCATATTATCTATCCTGTTAATCGTCTTTTTAGGGTATATGGTCATACCTAATTACATGGTTAGGCATAAAACACCAGATGTGATACGTACCATTAAGAACCAGACCAAGAAAAGCATAGCCCTTACATTTGATGATGGGCCAGACCCTATGTATACCAATCGATTACTGGATATATTAAAAGAGCATGATATCAAGGCCACATTTTTCTTAGTGGCCGATAAAGCAAGAAAAAATAGCGGCATAGTTCAACGGATGAAAGTAGAAGGCCATGGCATCGGTATGCATTCTTTGTACCACAAACCAGCTTGGTTAAGTCTTCCCCATGAGACCATCAACGAGTTTTCTAAATCATTGGCCATTTTTTCTGACTTGGGTTTACATATCACGTATTTCCGTCCTCCTTGGGGAACGTTTAACGCGCTTACCTTACCAGGTGCTTTAAAACATAAGTTGAAGGTTATACTATGGACCGTTGAAGCTTTTGATTGGCGAAAGGATAATAGCCCTTCCCAGATTGAGGAAATACTGCTAAGGCGTACACAGGATCAAGATATTATTGTATTACATGATAGTGGTGGTGCCATAGGTGCACCGGAGAATACCTTACAAGCTCTTGAAACAACCATTCCTAAATTATTAAAAAAGGGCTTTCATTTTGTCACCGTTGATGAAAGTTTAGCAGAAAGAGGAGACGATAATGCATAA
- a CDS encoding sensor domain-containing diguanylate cyclase/phosphohydrolase: MNVMNHKDFNTLIQTYIEQLSHSDKSSFKFTKSEDTMFKSSSMLVEAFEHVHHGIIILNHKGRIRLMNKPAKKALHCHDDTISGQTYTCLFQPKNIPLIHKIDDEQFAFTYSNNQTSTFNLTFKYLSGHKYVMITLRDLTDMNHLHQQLAETNFRFDKLMQHTSDVLLRLTKKGTITYYHCGEMMSLKLNARQYLHKNVFELLPVDLAKQVISTAKKVLASNQLQTFKAHLDIKQKKYYFLVRMFKDVDDQVMCLARDISEKISIENKLEYYNIYDSLTGLYNRTYFEDRLDYYDDPAFLPMGLVICDLNGLKLVNDTLGHSMGDSIIKESSRIIKSALSNYEEACRIGGDEFAVFFPNCNRALLEKYKTTIMNGLDTYNTSHPKLPLSLSIGYSLKETMDTDMESVFVAADNNMYHEKLLMGIKNRNTMMEGLIQSVTHKEYKTEAQKKALNDYVVKLAKAIHYPHQNMDNLKLFVDFHDIGEVSIPDYILYKKEPLTVEEIEWIKRHSEVGYKISLSIPHLFHIADWILKHHEWWNGEGYPLNIKGSDIPLECRLFAIVEGYMAMISEKPYKKALSKEEAIEELRSCAGEQFDPFIVEQFIKLLKKQDTLTGNDDV, encoded by the coding sequence ATGAATGTCATGAACCACAAGGATTTTAATACCCTTATACAGACATATATTGAACAATTAAGTCACTCTGATAAAAGCTCCTTTAAGTTTACAAAATCGGAAGATACCATGTTTAAATCCTCTTCCATGCTGGTAGAAGCCTTTGAACATGTGCATCATGGGATCATTATTCTGAATCATAAAGGCCGTATCCGCCTGATGAATAAACCTGCTAAAAAAGCCCTTCATTGCCATGATGATACGATTTCTGGTCAAACATACACCTGTTTATTTCAACCAAAAAACATACCTTTAATTCATAAAATAGATGATGAACAATTTGCTTTTACCTACAGCAACAATCAAACGTCTACTTTTAACCTAACCTTCAAATATCTAAGTGGCCATAAATATGTCATGATTACCTTAAGAGATCTGACGGATATGAATCACTTACATCAGCAACTGGCTGAAACAAATTTCCGATTTGATAAGCTCATGCAACACACATCAGATGTTTTACTTCGCCTAACCAAAAAGGGGACCATTACGTATTATCATTGTGGTGAAATGATGTCCCTCAAATTAAATGCACGTCAATATTTACATAAAAATGTATTTGAACTCTTGCCAGTTGATTTAGCTAAACAAGTCATTTCTACGGCAAAAAAAGTACTGGCAAGTAACCAATTACAAACCTTCAAAGCCCATCTTGACATCAAGCAAAAAAAATATTATTTTCTTGTGCGCATGTTCAAGGATGTGGACGACCAAGTCATGTGCCTAGCTCGAGATATCTCTGAAAAAATTTCCATAGAAAATAAATTGGAATATTATAATATATATGATTCCCTTACAGGTCTTTATAACCGTACGTATTTTGAGGACCGTTTGGATTATTATGATGACCCTGCTTTTTTACCTATGGGTCTGGTTATCTGTGACCTAAATGGACTAAAATTAGTTAATGATACCCTTGGTCATTCTATGGGCGATAGCATCATCAAAGAATCATCCCGTATTATCAAGTCTGCTCTTAGCAATTATGAAGAAGCCTGTCGTATTGGCGGTGATGAATTTGCTGTCTTCTTTCCTAATTGTAATCGAGCGCTCTTAGAAAAATATAAAACCACCATTATGAATGGGCTAGATACGTACAACACATCACATCCTAAATTACCTCTAAGCCTATCCATTGGCTATAGCTTAAAAGAAACCATGGATACGGATATGGAATCTGTGTTTGTAGCTGCTGATAACAACATGTATCATGAGAAACTACTCATGGGTATAAAGAACCGTAATACCATGATGGAAGGACTGATACAATCCGTAACACACAAGGAATACAAAACAGAAGCTCAGAAAAAAGCCCTTAATGATTATGTAGTGAAACTTGCAAAAGCTATTCATTATCCGCATCAAAACATGGATAACCTGAAACTGTTCGTTGATTTTCATGATATTGGGGAAGTCAGTATCCCAGACTATATACTCTATAAAAAAGAACCTCTTACGGTAGAAGAAATTGAATGGATTAAACGCCATAGCGAAGTTGGTTACAAAATTTCACTCTCCATCCCTCATTTGTTTCATATTGCTGATTGGATTCTCAAACACCATGAGTGGTGGAATGGAGAAGGGTATCCCCTCAATATAAAGGGAAGTGATATTCCACTAGAGTGCCGTCTTTTTGCCATTGTTGAAGGTTACATGGCTATGATTAGTGAAAAGCCTTACAAAAAAGCTCTCTCCAAAGAGGAAGCCATCGAGGAGCTCCGTTCTTGCGCAGGCGAACAATTTGATCCTTTTATCGTGGAGCAATTTATTAAACTCCTTAAAAAACAGGACACCCTTACAGGCAATGATGATGTCTAA
- a CDS encoding lysylphosphatidylglycerol synthase transmembrane domain-containing protein, which translates to MKKKKVIGIIIIVAFMIITFHIFRKSEEIADFPQLIKRLHWGYVYIAVGLMLFYIVINATIIYTAGKKISKEVTFKRSMYLSLVGQYYSLITPFASGGQPAQIYAMKTKFNMPISVGTTITVKKFIIFQVVVSLYAVVMFLTKIDFILNKYAGIIMFIIIGLLVNLFGGILIILLSYSKSLVIKLLDIIIAIANKLHVSKFIHRDEIIEHIEDYVDKIDDIKNHKATMISLVVLTFIQLTAYFSITYFVYLALGGKGASYMDILAIQTIVYVVVSFIPTPGGAGASEGSFYVLFKAFIAKDVLLYAMALWRLITYYGNMILSGTILLTVKIIDYIKRRGAVS; encoded by the coding sequence ATGAAAAAGAAGAAAGTCATTGGTATAATCATTATTGTTGCATTTATGATTATTACCTTTCATATATTTAGAAAGAGTGAAGAAATCGCAGATTTTCCACAGCTCATCAAACGTTTACATTGGGGTTATGTTTATATTGCTGTTGGTTTGATGTTATTTTACATCGTCATTAACGCTACCATTATCTATACCGCTGGTAAAAAAATATCCAAAGAAGTCACTTTTAAACGCTCTATGTACTTATCCCTAGTGGGGCAATATTATAGCTTAATCACACCCTTTGCAAGTGGTGGCCAGCCAGCTCAGATATATGCTATGAAAACAAAGTTCAACATGCCCATTTCTGTTGGCACAACCATTACCGTTAAGAAATTTATTATCTTTCAAGTGGTTGTATCGCTATATGCGGTGGTTATGTTTCTAACAAAAATTGATTTTATATTGAACAAATATGCTGGTATCATCATGTTTATTATCATAGGACTGTTGGTTAATTTATTTGGTGGCATCCTGATTATACTACTATCTTATTCCAAAAGTTTAGTGATTAAATTACTGGATATTATCATTGCTATAGCTAACAAACTGCATGTATCAAAATTTATTCACAGAGATGAAATTATTGAGCATATTGAGGATTATGTAGACAAGATCGATGATATTAAGAATCATAAAGCAACCATGATCAGCCTAGTGGTACTCACATTTATCCAATTAACAGCCTATTTTTCCATTACGTACTTTGTTTATCTAGCTTTAGGTGGAAAAGGTGCAAGCTATATGGATATATTGGCCATACAGACCATTGTCTACGTGGTGGTAAGCTTTATACCAACACCAGGTGGTGCAGGCGCATCAGAAGGAAGCTTTTATGTTCTGTTTAAGGCTTTTATCGCCAAAGATGTTTTATTATACGCCATGGCTTTATGGCGATTGATTACCTATTATGGTAACATGATTCTAAGCGGTACGATCTTGCTTACTGTGAAGATTATTGATTACATCAAAAGAAGAGGAGCTGTTTCCTAA
- a CDS encoding MGDG synthase family glycosyltransferase, whose protein sequence is MHNTCDILILTAHFGSGHLSVSKAIEGYIQDKDNRIKVHIVDMYEVIRPVLHTWMYKGFQFLIKYAVPVYNYDYYKKNNSEGYNKLHTCKSSLKRLAEYLQEVQPSLIISTFPTCSSYITAYKKQYDNDIPLITCITDVVKGNEWVNHGDNQYYVVATHDVEDSLVQKGIKSQQVLTAGIPIRPEFLQPKDALTLRQVQGIAADEFVILMMGGGLGLIPDTEDFYQWIEEHTSIRLYIITGHNEELYKKIEPYNNGRNIHVLAYTDQIADMMAYADLLITKPGGITLFEALSSHLPFIIYKPILGQECENGKYIADKKLGMIVQSETALKSAITQFMEDERMRQDVLRHIEKERHQIDMEAMVQYILDILDVAAENRGEKNVGH, encoded by the coding sequence ATGCATAATACATGTGATATATTAATATTAACTGCTCATTTTGGTAGTGGGCATCTATCCGTCTCAAAAGCCATTGAAGGCTATATACAGGATAAAGATAACCGTATTAAAGTGCATATAGTAGACATGTATGAAGTCATAAGACCTGTTCTTCATACATGGATGTATAAGGGTTTCCAATTCTTAATAAAATATGCTGTACCCGTATATAATTATGATTATTATAAAAAAAATAACAGTGAAGGCTATAATAAGTTGCACACTTGTAAATCAAGCTTAAAAAGGTTGGCAGAATATTTACAGGAAGTGCAACCTTCCCTTATTATATCCACATTCCCTACGTGTTCCTCTTATATTACAGCCTATAAGAAACAGTATGATAACGATATTCCGTTAATTACATGCATCACAGATGTGGTAAAGGGAAATGAATGGGTCAATCATGGGGACAACCAGTACTATGTGGTAGCTACCCATGATGTTGAAGATAGCCTCGTTCAAAAAGGGATCAAGAGCCAACAGGTTCTCACAGCAGGCATCCCCATTCGACCAGAATTTTTACAACCTAAAGATGCTTTGACATTAAGACAGGTTCAAGGCATTGCAGCTGATGAATTTGTCATATTGATGATGGGTGGAGGGCTCGGTCTTATACCAGATACAGAAGATTTTTATCAATGGATTGAAGAACATACTTCCATTCGTTTATATATTATCACAGGTCATAATGAAGAACTCTATAAAAAAATAGAACCATACAATAATGGTCGTAATATCCATGTATTAGCCTATACAGATCAGATAGCAGACATGATGGCATATGCGGATTTACTCATTACAAAACCAGGTGGTATTACCTTATTTGAAGCTCTATCCAGTCATTTGCCGTTCATTATATATAAGCCCATATTAGGGCAAGAATGCGAGAATGGTAAGTACATTGCGGATAAAAAGTTGGGTATGATTGTCCAGAGTGAAACAGCATTAAAATCAGCTATTACCCAGTTCATGGAAGATGAACGTATGCGCCAAGATGTGCTAAGGCATATTGAAAAAGAGAGGCATCAAATTGATATGGAAGCTATGGTTCAATATATCTTAGATATATTAGACGTAGCAGCTGAGAATCGTGGTGAAAAAAATGTTGGTCATTAG
- a CDS encoding putative ABC exporter domain-containing protein, whose product MRPLFYIMRRTFINRLKAIVKKPGTLILYLFIAIFFLGFIVISFTMPNENLSTTPMIPFDVISLLFVLILTFIQLQQGVEKGSSFFRQADVNFAFAAPISPKRVLIYGFIKQMMMSFWLMFVLFFQIPNLKNHYPITTTGILIFVFGVFTLYFTLSLLSLIIYSITSRKQSHRTLASRIIYSVYGGIAIWFLIILSRVGNIVEAVTEISSHKAFGMVPIIGWFNKVFGYVVHPINQQFIFNAVVIVLTIVLLIALLYYVNTDYYEDVLSATERRETQLAAKKAGRAVRDINVDKVKKVKQNFGSGGAKAIFYKHLIEYRKNGFFFVGKETIGVVFVGILAKFITNDASMRTVLYFSVYMLLFISMQGKWMEEIRVHYIYLIPADSIEKVFYGTLANHIKNLVDGLILFSVAGLLVKADPIDIVLSAITYMTFGALYIYLNLLGRRLLGAYNKTIKTILRLLLTVLLILPGIVLSILAEIFVFRGTLLSAYGHYFVLMGYNVVISFIMLLSSRKLFEVMEL is encoded by the coding sequence ATGAGACCATTATTCTATATTATGAGGCGAACGTTTATTAACCGTTTAAAGGCGATTGTTAAAAAACCTGGAACGCTTATACTCTACTTGTTTATAGCGATATTCTTTTTGGGATTTATTGTGATCAGTTTTACCATGCCAAATGAGAATCTATCAACTACCCCTATGATTCCTTTTGACGTCATTTCACTGCTTTTTGTACTCATTCTTACGTTTATTCAATTGCAACAGGGCGTGGAGAAAGGCAGTAGTTTTTTTCGACAAGCGGATGTAAACTTTGCTTTTGCTGCACCAATATCCCCTAAACGCGTCCTTATTTATGGCTTTATTAAGCAGATGATGATGTCTTTTTGGTTGATGTTTGTCTTATTTTTTCAGATACCTAACCTTAAGAATCATTATCCCATCACAACAACAGGCATTCTAATTTTTGTCTTTGGTGTGTTTACGTTGTATTTTACCTTATCCCTTTTATCCTTAATCATCTATTCCATCACATCACGGAAGCAAAGTCATCGGACATTAGCTTCTAGAATTATCTATAGTGTTTATGGTGGGATAGCAATATGGTTCCTTATCATCCTTAGTCGAGTGGGCAATATTGTGGAAGCTGTCACTGAAATATCCAGTCATAAAGCTTTTGGTATGGTACCTATTATTGGATGGTTTAATAAGGTTTTTGGGTATGTGGTTCATCCGATTAACCAGCAGTTTATATTTAATGCTGTCGTTATTGTGCTGACCATTGTTTTATTAATTGCTCTTTTATACTATGTGAATACAGATTATTATGAGGATGTTCTGTCCGCTACAGAGAGACGTGAAACACAGCTTGCAGCTAAGAAGGCTGGGAGAGCTGTTCGGGATATTAATGTTGATAAGGTGAAAAAGGTAAAACAGAACTTTGGCTCAGGTGGTGCAAAAGCTATTTTTTACAAGCACTTAATTGAATACCGTAAAAATGGATTTTTCTTTGTGGGTAAAGAAACCATCGGTGTTGTGTTTGTGGGTATTTTAGCCAAGTTTATTACGAATGACGCCAGTATGCGTACGGTACTTTACTTTAGTGTCTATATGTTATTGTTTATATCCATGCAAGGAAAGTGGATGGAAGAAATCAGAGTACATTATATTTACCTTATACCCGCAGATTCTATAGAAAAAGTATTTTATGGGACATTGGCTAATCATATAAAGAATCTTGTGGATGGCTTGATCTTGTTTAGCGTTGCAGGCCTTCTGGTGAAAGCTGACCCTATAGATATTGTGTTAAGCGCCATCACTTATATGACTTTTGGTGCCCTCTATATCTATTTGAATTTATTAGGCAGACGTCTATTAGGTGCATATAATAAGACCATAAAAACGATATTAAGACTCTTATTAACCGTCCTCTTAATATTACCTGGTATTGTGTTATCCATCTTAGCTGAAATATTTGTTTTCAGAGGTACCCTGTTATCAGCTTATGGACATTACTTTGTGCTTATGGGATACAATGTTGTGATATCCTTTATCATGTTATTATCAAGTAGGAAATTGTTTGAGGTCATGGAGTTGTAG
- a CDS encoding YkoP family protein: MHKLMMRFFNYMEKRSIEKNQWRFVPNSEYNCVYLDMMKHKGKAITLNDGTVIHKGDLVAEVHINNKEMKDTDVRKVFGMLNAEFNAMGKALASMEEYADLKGIFGRTLLYPINKRLGFEVHEIRSIGLKLFIKYWDNLIKIAFSEPKKGKTILREPKEVWISRDALIKKTSKAK, from the coding sequence ATGCATAAACTAATGATGCGTTTTTTTAACTATATGGAAAAGAGATCCATTGAAAAAAATCAGTGGCGCTTCGTACCAAACTCAGAATATAATTGTGTTTACTTAGACATGATGAAGCATAAAGGTAAGGCTATCACACTAAACGATGGTACCGTTATTCATAAAGGTGACCTTGTAGCTGAAGTACATATTAATAACAAAGAGATGAAAGACACAGATGTAAGAAAGGTATTTGGCATGTTAAACGCCGAGTTTAATGCCATGGGAAAAGCCCTTGCAAGTATGGAAGAGTATGCTGATTTAAAAGGTATATTTGGGCGGACACTGCTCTATCCCATTAATAAACGACTGGGTTTTGAAGTCCATGAAATAAGAAGCATAGGGTTAAAGCTCTTCATTAAATATTGGGATAATCTCATAAAGATTGCATTTTCTGAACCTAAGAAGGGAAAAACTATACTAAGAGAACCAAAGGAAGTTTGGATATCAAGAGATGCACTGATTAAAAAAACAAGTAAAGCTAAATAA